From Daucus carota subsp. sativus chromosome 6, DH1 v3.0, whole genome shotgun sequence, the proteins below share one genomic window:
- the LOC108227050 gene encoding protein SRC2 produces the protein MEYRPLDITVISATDLKNVNIFMKMAVFVEVYISGEHEESPKTKRKTHMDRSGGCDPEWNHRFKFTVEEASIFKSFINFYLKAERGLGDKVVGVVRIPLMDLLQDSKDNKTSQDTEAEYQVSTTAGKAKGSLKISFRFGEKFVQQVEANPPVTNTAALPEVYSPPKSNGTDVAGNGGYYLPPPGNGTDAGHGGFFIPPYALHAQPGAVPGKFPVPPGYSYRGYGGGGYIYPYAPAFYPPPPVYSYPGQLVAYAYNPVQQPDPVPEKNEKSGFGMNEKAGMVAEVLVGDVVSEAAEMALEDAAEARNEDIDVGNTDAIDVRHTDDTDVRETDE, from the coding sequence ATGGAGTATCGACCCTTAGACATAACTGTGATATCTGCAACAGATCTGAAAAATGTGAACATTTTCATGAAAATGGCGGTTTTTGTGGAGGTTTACATAAGCGGTGAACATGAGGAGTCACCAAAGACGAAGCGCAAGACACATATGGACAGGAGCGGGGGCTGTGATCCAGAATGGAACCACAGGTTCAAGTTCACCGTTGAGGAAGCTTCCATTTTCAAGAGTTTCATCAACTTTTATCTCAAGGCGGAACGTGGACTTGGTGATAAGGTTGTTGGAGTGGTTCGGATTCCTCTTATGGATCTCCTTCAAGATTCTAAAGATAACAAGACATCGCAGGACACAGAGGCAGAGTATCAGGTCTCAACAACAGCAGGAAAGGCTAAAGGAAGCCTTAAAATTTCCTTTAGGTTCGGAGAAAAATTTGTACAACAGGTTGAGGCTAATCCCCCTGTCACAAATACTGCTGCACTTCCTGAGGTATATTCACCACCGAAATCTAATGGAACTGATGTTGCTGGTAATGGTGGATATTATCTACCACCCCCAGGTAATGGAACGGATGCTGGTCATGGGGGATTTTTTATTCCCCCATACGCGTTGCATGCACAGCCAGGGGCGGTACCAGGAAAATTCCCGGTTCCACCAGGGTATAGTTATCGAGGATATGGCGGTGGAGGTTATATTTATCCATATGCTCCAGCTTTTTACCCACCGCCTCCTGTCTATAGCTATCCAGGACAGCTTGTGGCATATGCGTATAATCCTGTCCAGCAGCCTGATCCAGTGCCAGAAAAGAACGAAAAATCAGGATTTGGTATGAACGAAAAAGCTGGAATGGTAGCAGAAGTTTTGGTTGGGGATGTAGTATCCGAGGCTGCAGAAATGGCACTGGAGGATGCTGCAGAGGCCCGTAATGAAGATATAGATGTCGGAAATACAGATGCCATAGATGTCAGACATACAGATGATACAGATGTCAGAGAAACAGATGAATGA
- the LOC108227632 gene encoding PWWP domain-containing protein 1, whose product MLSVMNNKDDVDTDIKDLGEKIVAFDESSDGNDSLDVKCNDGDEAGVSELKKVSKDKILGENEGLIDWVGGDEKVKKGKEISGRNDESGRVEVSDSGVRKGEKGKERRMKRVEKVEKYEGFEIGDLVWGKVKSHPWWPGQIYNEKLASPEVCRLKTAGYVLVAFFGDCSYGWFDPAELVRFDFGYAEKSRQVSSRTFIRAVEEAVDEASRRRSLGLACRCRNLYNFHPTAVEGYVSVDVGEYESGSVYSVDQIRRSRDEFKPTEVLGFVNQLALSPTEVKHEAIEFVKDKATALAYRKAVYAEFDETYAQAFGLEPEHPSRAHMLALNQLPKAANPVPLSGPLVIAEVLGKGKGSSKSNKSRERAKKDQYLFKRRDETNDSKTNVPVLPGEAASSEQPVFVDGSLAISANECPSQKKSAKVSKKHKDSLKQQGAESSVRGAISDLRQEAGGKGDIRDDKPSGLEFGHSDSHMNSVNSSNNKPVGEAPSHSCQAYEAKSSQNEGTVVGLRSQESSRSDSVVDGKHDKAPLMTIASVGSPELSSSQAAKTEVHGEQAHDGGVGHPLGTGNAKSNKDGLDINDGIQAKKVKVRKRPADKVNSENSVPLMKKKRKKETLNSENLKNNQSCGEVEASVGSIAKSPAQVATASREELHVELQGNGSKITVETILAQKMSLAEKIELESPELLHSLKAFARSYKGGSNSCMEAVRQAFLRYRSLVFEKSLVLLPADSGLAETHISEPPTGTKTVDIPAEDVKERQLIKPHRQVARPEDPSKGGLKRGPSDRQEEIAAKKKKKINDAKELKTMKASQKTVVMQQGKEVSGQKMKSIKPAPLKEARGPTMKSTKPKALSEASVPTMRSLKPAPLKKTEPSAKAPGPLMLVMKFPPQGTLPSMMELKARFARFGQLDHSATRIFWKSSTCRLVYRRRVDAEAACRFASTHNLFGNADVRYFTREVEVAASVAEQGKVHKDDSSVGNSQLTDSAVEQRPARSLPQRTLQQPGQPKSILKKSNGDETSGTNGGGKGTRVRFILGEEETDRGGEQSMIGNKNINNNASFVDGGASSSTNHGLGFNSKNIVIPTSSLPILPVPTAVDILRPPNFLNHTELAPRNGHNINSVNAPSTIPTPPNVDISQQMMGLLNKCSDVVSKVTDYLGYVPMHPL is encoded by the exons ATGCTATCAGTTATGAATAATAAAGATGATGTAGATACAGATATCAAAGATTTAGGTGAAAAGATTGTTGCTTTTGATGAATCTAGTGATGGTAATGATAGTCTAGATGTTAAATGTAACGATGGTGATGAAGCTGGGGTTTCTGAATTGAAGAAAGTTTCAAAAGATAAGATTTTGGGGGAAAATGAGGGGTTGATTGATTGGGTTGGTGGCGATGAGAAAGTTAAAAAAGGGAAGGAGATTAGTGGTCGGAATGACGAGAGTGGTCGGGTGGAGGTGAGTGATAGTGGAGTGCGGAAAGGGGAGAAGGGGAAGGAGAGAAGGATGAAAAGGGTTGAAAAAGTCGAGAAATATGAGGGGTTTGAGATAGGGGATTTAGTTTGGGGGAAGGTGAAATCGCATCCTTGGTGGCCGGGACAGATCTATAACGAGAAATTAGCGTCGCCGGAGGTTTGTAGGTTGAAGACGGCAGGGTATGTGTTGGTGGCATTTTTTGGTGATTGTAGCTATGGTTGGTTTGATCCTGCTGAGCTTGTGCGGTTTGACTTTGGTTATGCTGAGAAATCACGGCAGGTGAGTTCTAGGACTTTTATTAGAGCTGTTGAAGAAGCTGTTGATGAGGCGAGCCGGAGGCGGTCTCTGGGCTTGGCTTGTCGATGTAGAAATTTGTATAATTTTCATCCAACAGCTGTTGAGGGGTATGTTTCTGTTGATGTTGGTGAGTATGAGTCAGGTAGTGTATACTCTGTTGATCAGATAAGAAGATCAAGGGATGAATTTAAGCCTACCGAGGTGCTTGGTTTTGTGAATCAACTGGCGTTGTCACCTACTGAAGTCAAGCATGAGGCCATAGAATTTGTGAAGGATAAGGCCACTGCTCTTGCCTACAGGAAAGCAGTGTATGCGGAATTTGATGAGACCTATGCACAGGCATTTGGTTTAGAGCCTGAGCACCCTTCTCGTGCACATATGCTAGCCCTGAACCAGCTTCCAAAAGCAGCAAATCCAG TTCCATTAAGTGGCCCTCTGGTAATTGCTGAAGTCCTTGGTAAGGGGAAGGGTTCTTCAAAGTCTAATAAATCCAGGGAGCGTGCAAAGAAGGATCAGTATCTATTTAAGCGGAGAGATGAAACAAATGACTCAAAGACTAATGTTCCTGTCCTTCCCGGCGAAGCTGCTTCCTCAGAGCAGCCAGTTTTTGTAGATGGCTCTTTGGCAATATCAGCCAATGAGTGCCCTTCGCAAAAAAAATCAGCAAAGGTCTCTAAAAAGCACAAGGATTCACTAAAACAGCAAGGAGCAGAAAGTTCAGTGAGAGGAGCAATCTCAGATCTGAGACAAGAAGCAGGTGGGAAAGGAGATATAAGGGATGATAAGCCTTCTGGCTTGGAGTTTGGCCATTCTGACTCCCATATGAATTCGGTTAATTCTTCCAATAATAAACCAGTGGGTGAAGCTCCATCTCACTCTTGCCAAGCGTATGAAGCAAAATCTTCCCAGAATGAGGGAACGGTTGTAGGGCTGAGAAGTCAAGAGAGCTCTAGATCTGATTCAGTGGTTGATGGCAAACATGACAAAGCACCTTTAATGACCATTGCATCTGTTGGAAGTCCTGAGCTGTCTTCGAGTCAAGCAGCTAAAACTGAAGTACATGGAGAACAAGCTCATGATGGTGGTGTTGGACATCCTTTGGGAACAGGTAATGCAAAGTCTAATAAAGATGGTCTAGATATAAATGATGGCATTCAAGCAAAGAAAGTCAAGGTCCGTAAGCGACCTGCTGATAAAGTGAACAGTgagaattctgtgccattgatgaagaagaagagaaagaaagaaacatTAAATTccgaaaatttgaaaaataatcagTCTTGTGGAGAAGTTGAGGCGTCAGTGGGGAGCATAGCTAAATCACCTGCGCAAGTTGCTACCGCCTCCCGAGAGGAGTTGCACGTGGAGCTTCAGGGGAATGGAAGTAAGATCACGGTCGAAACTATTCTGGCACAGAAGATGAGTCTAGCGGAGAAGATAGAGTTGGAGTCTCCAGAATTACTTCATTCCTTGAAAGCTTTTGCTCGCAGTTACAAGGGAGGCAGCAACAGCTGTATGGAAGCTGTTCGGCAAGCTTTCCTTAGATATCGTTCACTTGTTTTTGAAAAGAGCTTGGTCCTATTGCCAGCTGACAGTGGGTTGGCCGAAACTCATATCAGTGAGCCTCCAACTGGTACCAAAACCGTTGATATCCCTGCTGAAGATGTTAAAGAGAGACAATTAATCAAACCCCATAGACAAGTGGCTAGGCCTGAAGATCCATCTAAAGGCGGGCTGAAACGGGGACCATCTGATCGCCAAGAAGAAATTGCtgcaaagaagaagaaaaaaattaatgacGCGAAAGAATTAAAAACAATGAAGGCCAGTCAGAAAACTGTAGTTATGCAGCAGGGCAAAGAAGTAAGCGGGCAGAAAATGAAGTCAATTAAACCAGCACCTCTCAAAGAAGCACGCGGGCCCACAATGAAATCAACGAAGCCGAAAGCTCTCTCAGAAGCAAGTGTGCCAACAATGAGATCACTTAAACCAGCACCTCTCAAGAAGACGGAGCCTTCCGCAAAAGCACCAGGTCCGTTGATGTTGGTGATGAAGTTTCCACCCCAAGGAACACTGCCATCTATGATGGAACTTAAGGCTCGGTTTGCCCGTTTTGGGCAATTAGATCATTCTGCTACACGTATATTCTGGAAGAGCTCAACATGTCGTCTGGTATATCGACGCAGGGTTGATGCAGAGGCGGCATGTAGATTTGCTTCTACTCATAACTTGTTCGGGAATGCTGATGTCAGGTATTTCACGCGGGAGGTTGAAGTTGCGGCATCTGTAGCTGAACAGGGTAAAGTGCACAAGGATGATTCATCAGTGGGAAACTCACAGTTGACAGATTCAGCAGTTGAGCAAAGACCAGCCAGATCCCTACCTCAGCGGACACTGCAACAACCAGGTCAGCCGAAATCCATCCTTAAGAAGTCAAATGGTGACGAGACCAGTGGCACAAATGGCGGTGGTAAGGGAACTCGTGTAAGATTCATTTTGGGTGAGGAAGAAACAGATAGAGGGGGAGAACAATCGATGATTGGTAATAAGAACATTAACAACAATGCTAGTTTTGTTGATGGTGGTGCATCTTCTTCAACTAATCATGGATTGGGTTTTAATAGTAAGAATATTGTCATTCCTACATCTTCCTTGCCTATACTTCCTGTACCTACTGCTGTTGATATTTTAAGACCGCCGAACTTTTTGAACCATACTGAATTAGCACCAAGAAATGGTCATAATATTAACAGTGTGAATGCACCATCCACTATCCCAACTCCCCCTAATGTGGATATCTCACAGCAGATGATGGGCCTTTTAAATAAGTGCAGTGATGTTGTTAGTAAAGTGACAGATTATCTAGGATATGTGCCTATGCATCCTCTATAA